The genome window TGCAGCTCTGACTATAAATACTTCATCCAGACTTCTGGCTGCTCTTGAATGCAGCATTCAAAACAAGGTGAGCAGAAAATCCTCTgagacatgtttgtgttttttatcgTCTTCCTGCTTCTGGATACGTGGCGTTTTGTTCCAGAACTTCCACAACTGCAGGTTTATTCTTGTGTTTCGGACTCCTGTAACATTTCCCTCTGTTTTCTGGGAAGAGTTTGATTCTCAGGAGTGTTTGTGATTTGTTCTACTGGCTGACTTTCAGGACATTGTTTGTTTAACATGTGCACTAAATGAAGCTTTTTAGCACACAATTGTGACCCTCTTTCACCACATATAAAAGGAGAGGTGTTCAACATTTAGCTGCAATCACAAATGCGGGGTGAATTTAAAGGTTTATTATAAACTATTAAATGCTAGCTTAGGAGAAAACAAATATCACTTAAGTAACAACATGGTTCAATGTTTAAGGATGTACTCAAAgatgtacaatttaaaatgattcttaAACTGAAACTGTAGTGATAGCGCGAGAGAAAAGCACTAAACTTGTCAGACTGCTGCAAACTTTTGATTTAAGACCAGAGGAAAAGACTGCTGTATGTTGTATCACTGTGGGAATGGAATTAAACAGGTCTAATAATGAGCAGAAAGTCGACTAGAGTCTGAATCTGATCATGTTTGATGCCGTATTGGATATAATGTGTCTGTAATGAAAGTTTTCTGTTAGTTCATATAAaatgtgctgtttattttgCCTAAACACGTCAGATTTATCTGCTTCAGAATGTGATTAGAAGAACAAAAATGGTCAGAAATCAACTTGATTCCCATTTTGGTTTTGGAGTATATCCTCGAGACATTTCTCTCAAACATGGCACTTAACAATCTACTAAATCAGCTTCAATTGTTTGTATactttcaataaaatgttatatttcctTTAGAAGAAAGCTCTGTTGCAATGAAAGGTCAGTTTCTGTGTCTTTACGGGAGTTTAAAGTTAATTATTTGAAAGACTTGACTgcaatgtttatgtttattgagctgtaaatcaatatttaaagtGCTTACTGACACTGTTTTAGTCAAGTGCATTATGACACAGGAAGTTTACTTAAGCAATCTGAAAGTACTTGTATCTAACTTGAGCTTTAGCATACCACCACGTTTAATAACTTCAGTTTCTTTGAAATTCAGATTAGATATCCGACATATAATCACCAAATCATTCATCGTGTAGGATATTCCTAAAAGCTAACataaaactttattgatcccttggTAAATTCATCTTAATCTTGACTGACTTTTAAATAATGAACttatataaatgaaattaaTCAGTTGTGTGTGCAAGCAACCTAAAGCGCAGTCCATTACGGACAAGAAAATGTCAATTTAAAGGCCTTATTAGTAacttttctgcagcttttaataACATGACATGGTCTTCTTCAGCAGGAGGTTTAAAGCTGTATGATAAGGGTATGAAGAGGTCATAAAAATGGGAAATCGGGCCCAAACAAAACCTGCATCAAAAGAGCATGTGACCAAAACATCCagaagtttaattatttatatttgacacaaaataaagagcAGCAACTCGACAAGTccacatttatttgcattgacAAGAAGCATCGGTCCAGCAGAATAAAAGCTTTAGTGCTCGacttgtttgcataaaaaatataaaacacaaaaccacaacaacTTTTATTTGTCCAGTaactctctttcttcttcttcctctcacaTTCATCAGGTAGAAATGCTTTTTGAATCTTCACAAGTATCCCCAGGTCTGTGcatacacctgaacacatccagaaatataaaatataaccaaaaataaatcagattatcCGGCTATAATCTCTCAAAATCCTGCTGCATGGAAAACACCAGTCGACCTTTCATCAGGTGAATGAAACACCATtatgttaacatttttaatatacaaaaacaGGTTAAAAAAGCTTCATTTTGCTGCATCCCgcctttaaaaagtgttttactaaaatattgaatgtattttctgtttgccatctgttttatatcaatATCAAATAACAAATAAGCATCATCAGACATATTCAGTGTCATCACAACAATACCAAATAtcatctgtgtgtatttgtctcaTGTAAACCCTGCAAGAAGTCTTTACACTTCAATATCTTTTCATATAGTCATTATTTATGATGTAGCTACTATTTAACAGTGGAGGAGAGGATAGGAAATGTACAAGTGTGCCATTCAGAGATGAGATTATCCTAAATAATTCACAAAAATGCTGCcgaaaaaatgtggaaaatatttAACTGTCCTCTCTGACACCAAAGGGATTTCGTGTATTTTTCAGAAATTAACAGattattttgtgcatttaacGGAAACCAAACCATCTGAAAGCTGACTTGCAGGATTTCTGTGGCTGAATTGTAATTGAATCCCTGAGAACATGAAACAGATACAGTAGTAGACACAATGCCTTGCCACAGAGCACTAAAGCAAGCCAAACTCCATATATATTTCTGACAAAttaagaagaaatataaaataaataatcagccTTTGATATTTgattgatgttaaaaaaaatagtattgGGTATTTTCATAATGTTTCTGAGATTTTATAGCTTCGTTTGGGCATTTCTGTGAATAGTTTGAACCACTGACTGATAAGTGAggaattatgttttatataaatactgAATGCATGACCCAGCACATCATTGTGGACTCTGGTTCTCcctgattatttttaaaagatatgGCTTCCAAAGATATTCCTTCCATGTTTTTTCTGAGAATAACTTAGTCTACTGAATAGGATTTGGGCTCTTTTTGCACACAGACAGTGTCAGCAGGAGCAGAAAGTTTACGTTAAGGAGTTTCGCGCATGCGCAGCGAGGATCAGGCCGTGGAGGACTTCTTCTCCCTCTGCCGGAGGTGGATCTTCATGTGCCTCCGCCTCTCGTCGCTCCGGGCGAATTTCCTCCCGCACTGGTCGCAGGAGAACGGCTTCTCTCCGGTGTGTGTGCGGATGTGGGTGGTCAGGTGGTCGCTGCGGCTGAAGTTCCTCATGCAGATGCGGCACTGGAAGGGCTTGTGGCCGGTGTGGATTCGCAGGTGCCGGCTCAGTTCGTCAGACCTGGAGAACCGGCGGTCGCAGCTCTCCGCCGGGCAGGGGTACGGCCTCTGGTGCACGGGTGTCTTGCTGGGTCTGTTCGGGTACTTCCTGGGTCTCAAAATGGGTCTGAGAGGGAGGCTCTGGTGGTTCGGGAAAGCAGCAGCCATGGGGCCATCTGCGGCCCCAGAGGGCGCGCCGAGCGTAAAGTTCCTGATGGTGTTTAGGGGAGTGAGAGGGGGAGGCACCCTGAGGGAGTCCAGAGGGTAAGGGAGGGATTTTCTCTCAGAGAAAGCCGCCTGGAGGTCTCTCTGGCAGCTCTGAGGGTAGAAGCCTCCGTAGTCCGGCATGATGGAGAGCAGCGCGCCGTCCACACTCGGTTTTGGCACAGAGCTGTAGTTTGGGGGCGGGTGGTAGGACAACGAGCAGGTGGATGTGGCCAGGTAGCCCCCTGCCGGCTGCTCCTGGTACATGTCCCCGTTGCAGGAGTA of Eleginops maclovinus isolate JMC-PN-2008 ecotype Puerto Natales chromosome 22, JC_Emac_rtc_rv5, whole genome shotgun sequence contains these proteins:
- the LOC134858852 gene encoding early growth response protein 2b-like translates to MAARIAEEMSVSLSSFVDNIHLKDVYTAEGSMVFKEEDVGEEEEEEDSGDLLFEGKSTPELSLHGDLAHYVATLRTHPLALTGKFSVESRGAGGPWTPGGVINVISADIAAPGPDTCSESPDIYARGDEAEDDTMAHGQPDISHMYAPPHHHPHPHPHPAPSYSCNGDMYQEQPAGGYLATSTCSLSYHPPPNYSSVPKPSVDGALLSIMPDYGGFYPQSCQRDLQAAFSERKSLPYPLDSLRVPPPLTPLNTIRNFTLGAPSGAADGPMAAAFPNHQSLPLRPILRPRKYPNRPSKTPVHQRPYPCPAESCDRRFSRSDELSRHLRIHTGHKPFQCRICMRNFSRSDHLTTHIRTHTGEKPFSCDQCGRKFARSDERRRHMKIHLRQREKKSSTA